tgtgtctgtgtgtgtgtgtgtgtgtttgtgtgtgtgtgtgtgtgtaggcccaCCACCCCGTACACTAAGTCTAAGCGAggccagagagaggaggagcaggaggatcTGACAAAAGATCTGGATGAACCATCGCCGGTACCTGCAGTGGAAGAGGTCACCCTACCTAGAACAGGTACcctgcaaaaacacacacaccacagaacaTAAGGAATTATGTTGGTGAACACCACTCGCACTTCATGATAAATCCGTTGTAATCTTGCCTATCACATCTCATTGTTTGGTCTTGTATGCTCACCAACCACTGTATTTAACTGTCTGCCAGCTTTGTGTAGGTTTTGCGTGTTCTGTCTCTATATGTGGTATTCTACTAACAGCACCATGGCACCACATATAGTTCTGAGTATGTTTACATGTCCTGGAATTCTGATTCTGGTTGTtatggttaaggtcagggtttcAACGAGTTCTGTGTTTTAGTTATTATAAAGCTCTCACCCcaatcctctgtctctctctttctctctctccctctctgtgtctcaatccctctgtctgcctccctgtaGCTAACACTAAGAAAGACTCTGAGTCAACACCAGTGAAGGGAGGTACTATGACAGACCTGGGTGAGTTCCCAGATCTACTTAATAGGTTTCAGCATCAAATGAACTGTCAACTCTCGCTACTTTTACTGCCATGCTAGTAGCAGCTGTTTCTCAGAAAGCATGTCTATTTTGCTGTCACCCTGACCCTTAAAGAGTAGGTAGCATTACATGTATTACGTTGTCTACATACGTTTTCAACTTCTAAATAATCATATAAGCatcaaacaaaatgaacaaatgGATGTCCTCGTTTGTTCCTTAGTGGTTTATCCGGCACCCATGTTTAGGCATTGTGGGTTCAAGTCCGGCCCACTGCTGTGTttttacacacactcactgggATGGGCCACTGGAAGGTCTAATTAGCTTCTACTCCCCATCATCTTCACTCCCTCAGCTTAATTTAGGATTTAGCAAAAGTAATTTTAATTTGGTTTGGAATTTCTTTATTGGTTCAGGAAATCTGAATGGTACccattttattaaaacagatTTCTCAGACTGCCTCCTGTCTTTAAAAGCTCAATATGATATGAAGTATTAGTGATAATCCTAAAATGCACATGTAGGGTATTTTTGGTTCTTATGCACTGGACTGTGATCTTGCCTCTTCATTATCTTCACTGTTAACTTGAATAGATGAACAGGAGGATGAATCCATGGAAActgtaggaaaggaggaggaggagggctcTCCAAGTGTGAAGGGAGAGCCTGTGAAAGGGTCGGACCTCCATGAGGACAACGTTACGGAGCAGACCCACCACATAATCATCCCCAGCTATGCTGCCTGGTTTGACTACAACAGGTAGGCTCCatatctatctgtctatctataTCAGCATGATGGTCCACCCAATGACAAGTGATGATAATGTGGTGTGGAGATATCAGGATGGTCCACCCAATGACCAGTGATGATAATGTGGGGTGGAGATATCAGGATGGTCCACCAAATGACCAGTGATGATAATGTGGTGTGGAGATATCAGGATGGTCCACCCAATGACCAGTGATAATAGTGTGGTATAGAGATGTCATCATGGTCCACCCAACAAATAGTGATAATAATGTGGTGTAGAGATGTCATGATGGCCCACCCAACAACCAGTGATAATAATGTGGTTTAGAGATGTCATGCTGGTCCATCCAACAACCAGTGATGATAATGTAGTCTTGAGATATCATAATGGTCCATGCGACAACCAGAGATTATGTAGTATAGAGATGTCATGATGGTCCACCCAACAACCGGTGATAATGTAGTGTAGAGATGTCATGATGGTCCACCCAACAACCGGTGATAATGTAGTGTAGATATGTCATTATGGTCCACCCAACAACCATTGATAATGTAGTGTAGAGATGTCTTGATGGTCCATCCAACCATCAGTGATGTAGTGTTAAGATTTTCAGGAGAAATGTTACCCAGAAAGTCGGGTCTTAAACCAAAATGTTCCTCATTCTATTCCAAGAAACCAACTCATTTCAACATTGCTGTGCCATTGAGCAGGGCTCTTAACCCCAGTTTCTCCAGTCTGGGTGGACAGTAGTGCTCCAGCAGTGTGTCAGGGGATTaggataaaaacacatttccgcTAGACACTTGTAGTCCCCTGGTCTGCTTCAATATCTTCACTGTTATGAAACCAGTGCTTAAATGATTGAAATCACTGTTATTAGATGTTCTGAAATGGTAGGGACAGTGTAATATATgctcacctctttctctctttcctagTGTTCATGCTATTGAGCGCAGAGCCCTCCCTGAATTCTTCAACGGCAAGAACAAATCCAAAACCCCTGAGATGTAAGCAAACACATGCCAGCATATTAACATTATACATTCTTAGTTTAAAACACTCACGTTTACCTGTGATTTACGTGAGCACTGACAGAAATACAACTACATAGACTGCAATATTATTAACCTATATTATTATGTTCATTCTCTCTCGTCACAGTTACCTGGCCTACAGGAACTTCATGATTGACACTTACAGGCTGAACCCCCAGGAGTATCTGACCTCCACTGCCTGTCGTAGGAACCTGGCCGGAGATGTGTGTGCCATCATGAGGTCGGGTGGAATCATCAATACATATACAATAGtcattttacagttttacaACATTTCCTAAATCCTTGCACAATTCAAGGACATTAATAAACCTTTCAACTATAATATTACAAATAGccaatttaaatgtaacttgACATGGTAACTGTATTTACCAAAGCCTATGGTTGGTTTTAGGTTTGGGTTTGGTTCAGGACGGATTTCAGACGGCAGTTAAACCTCCCTCCCTGATTATTTCATGCAGTTGTTATCTTCTCTCTCATTAGCATACTCAGTGACAAAAATAATGTCTGAAATGGAATTCCATTAGGTTATTTGAATCATGGAGATAGTTGATGAATGGCAACCCTTATACTCAATTGGACATTTCACGCATGCTGTCCACTCATGCGCTTTCTTGCAATCTTTCTTGTTCTTTACATTAGGTTGATATGCTAACTACCACATACGTTATGCTTTTAAACATAAGGATTATGGTCAGTGGCAAATAGAAAAATAGATGAATAGACCGTTTGGCATGTTGCTTTGCTTGCCAATCATTGTACTGCACGCTTTTGACCTGGGAGTTCAAATCTAGCAAAACGTTGTTTTTGACATAGTAATGCCCATTGCCATTGAGCATGGCTGTCTAACATGCCctgcaatgtacagtataatacTAACACCTTATAATACACTGTATAATACTACCACTTTCTAAATACTGGATAATACTAACACTTTATAATACACTGTATAATATTAACAATTTATAACACACTGTATAATACTAAAAACGTTATGCTCTGATTAGGCTAGTGTAACTTTGTGTAATAATGTAATTGTTGTGTATTCTGATTATTTACCTCCTCAACATATCCTCCTCCTCGTTAGGGTGCATGCGTTCCTGGAGCAGTGGGGTCTGATCAACTATCAGGTGGACTCAGAAAGCCGTCCCACCCCCATGGGCCCTCCGCCCACCTCCCATTTTCACGTCCTGGCTGACACCCCTTCCAGCCTTGTCCCCCTGCAGCCCAAGGCctcccaggtacacacacacataccacgcACATGCACCACACTGGTTGAATGTGCCTTGAATTAATCACCAACTATGTCACTAGCAAatcacccccacaccatcacacctcctccatgcttcaccgtgGGATCCATACATGCGGAGAGCGTCCACCCACTCTGCATCTCAAAATctcaaaggacagatttccacttgtctaatgtccatttctgaCCCAAGCAAGGCTCttcttcttattggtgtccttcagtagcaGAAGAATGTGAAGCATTTTGGCTGCAATTTGAGGTTCAGTTAATAGCCAATTTCTGAGGCTTGTAATTCAAATTAACtcatcctctgcagcagaggttactctgggtcttcctttcctgtggcagaGAGCCATGTTCTTCATAGAGCTTGGTCATTTTTGCAGCTGCACTTGAATAAATGTTCaaagttcttgacattttccaggCTGACTGGCCTTCATGTGTTAAAGTAATGTTGGTCTAtcgtttctctttgcttatttgagctgttcttgccataatatggactactacagtacagacataatggTTTTCTGTACACCAACCCCACCTTGTCAAAACACAACTGATGTTTTCCCGACGTAACACTTTTTTGTTGCTACATCATTCCATATATGCTATTTCaatgttttgatgtcttcactattattctacactTTAGTCACTGTATTTCACTATCCTCACATTCTTCCCTGTCACCTCCAGACTCCAGCCGCCCAGCAGATGCTGTCCTTCCCAGACAaggtgaaggaaaagcagcccccAGCCGATCTGCAGAACTTTGGCCTGAGGACAGACATGTACAGCAAGAAGACTGGGACTCCTAAAGTAGGCCTCCCTACACTTCATGAAGACCATGATGCATGTATAGCTGGGGAGGTGTGTTGAGTGACATTACTTCCTCCTGTCTGCAGAGTAAGAGTGCTGCCAGCGCAATGCGAGACTGGACTGAACAGGAGACACTACTGCTGCTGGAGGTAAACAACAACTCTGTCTACCATGTAACACTAGACATATTCTACTGAACTAATATAGTGTGTATATAATAAATACGGCCCATTCATGCAAGTGTGGTTATTTCTTAATGGTGAAACCAATATAGGCACACATTTCCTCAAATATGAGCTGAcaatctgtactttaacctcatAGTAATTGTTTCAAATCCAAACTTGGAATATAGGACAAAACTAACAAAATATGAATTCCCTATTAatgaacaatatttaaaaaataaaaacatatttttaagtatattatttataaatataataaagggtcaaacaattaaaatcaaagatgcaaatattatattaaaatagttTTATATCATGAAGTGTATATAAAAACAAGTATTCACTCAGCTGTGGTTGTCCAACTAGTATCTATATAGTTATTAATATAACTCATAATTTGTGCATAGATCCTTTCATTACTCTATTTGTGTATATAAAGCCCTACTCCACAGGCTTCTGGTATACTTAACATCTCTGGTGACCCCTACATCCTCTGGTTACAATCCACGATCACAGGGTTGGTCAGTGTCACAGACACCTTTTGTAACTACTGAGTTGGGTAGTTCTGCCTTTTCATATAAAGCACCTCTTGGTTGGAATGGTATCCAATTTGAGTTTCAGTTGGATGCCTTGGTGTCCttgtgtcaaataaaaaaacatggtgTTAGCTATTTATAGTGAgagatgtgtttgttttaattgattGAGATGGCTGATGTCAGTCTGTATGTaaaatctattttgtatttaattgttgttttattcttgGATTAATGTTCCCAGGGCACACTTGTAAATGAGACCTTGGTCTCAATGTGTCTCCCTGGTTAAATCAgagttaaataaatacattagaaaTCATCCCTACCATCTCCCCTCAGGGTCTGGAGATGTACAAAGATGACTGGAACAAGGTATCGGAGCATGTGGGCTCACGCACCCAGGATGAGTGTATCCTGCACTTCCTACGCCTACCCATCGAGGACCCCTACCTGGAGGACACATCCTCCTCCCTGGGCCCACTGGCCTACCAGCCAGTACCATTCAGCCAGGCGGGCAACCCCGTCATGAGCACTGTGGCCTTCCTGGCCTCTGTGGTGGACCCCCGCGTGGCATCAGCAGCCGCCAAGTCTGCTTTAGGTGAGAGGTCCTCTCAGTAAATATCCGTTGGTGACAAACACTACGGAAtaggtttttatttaaccaaGTATAAGCCGACTGAGAACACTTGAAGCATGAACATGGCTGTGCCGTAAGATGCAAGTCATGCTTGCGCAGTGCTTTCCTGGATGATgtataaactcactgacaatCTGACTCTTTTTATGGAGCTGGAAGGGCCAGATATATGGTTTAGTCTGTATATAGACATAAGAAAGTCACAAGGAGCAAGTGCAACAATATTGATTGACAGCATATCCTCAGATTGCAATGTACATGGTCAGAGAGGTAGGTTTTAGTTCAGCCTCTCCAATTCTCAGAGAACCCAAGGTTGTTGAGTCTATTGGTTAGGACTTGTTGGTTGGTGGAGTTAAAATGCTTTGGCAATGTCAATAAGAACTGCACAGCACTGCTGACTGTTAACTGGCCTGATGTATTTCAGAGAGTTGTTCAGATAACCGTTATGTTCCAGaagcatttattttgtcttcagAAACCTTAGATAATACAtggtggagaaaaaaagaaagggggAGCTTCTAAACCACTGAATTCTACATCTCTTACTCCATTTCTCTCAGAGGAGTTTTCCCGTATGAAGGAGGAGGTCCCAGCAGCACTGGTGGAGGCCCATGTGAGGAGAGTTGAGGAGGCAGCGCGGGCCAGTGGTAGACAGGACCCCCTGTACGGCCTGGAGGGCAGCGGTATCGCAGGCACCAGTCTGGAGGATGGAGAAAAACCTGGTACTGCTCTAATATTAACTACAGTTATAGTTGGGtgacataaacacatacagtgtGTCCTTAGAGTTTTTCAACAAGTGTTTATTGCAGCATACCAACAGTGCCCAGGACAACTGTAgacaatgtttctttttttgggtTACTGAGAGAAATTATGCTGTAATAACAGTGTCATTCGTAGACCACCAGGCATGTGGTCAATAAAACCTGTGTATaagtttggggcatgtctaagatcttctggtagtttattccagttatgtgcagcataactgctaaatacAGCTtagccatgtttagtttggacttgCTGAcgtgagttcatggatctaagagtcttgctcggtttatattcttcaaacatatcagaaatatatttgggacctaaaccattcagtgattcatgaactaaaagcaccactttaaaatctattctgtaactgactggatgccagtgcaaagatttaagtgATGTGGAgggatgtgctctgttctcttggtcctggttaacattctagcagcagcattctgaaggAGCTgctgctgttttacagtctttttggggagtccaaaTAAGAGACCATTCCATATgaaagaatgctgttttggaATTAAGATgaaagaatgctgttttggagaCAGTTaaaatgactgttaaatgtaagGTCTGAGTCTACCAGAtcaccaagattatgcacttggtCGATGGTTTTTAGGGCCCAGGAATCCaactctttactaatactagtaattttatttttgttgccaaacacaatagtctctgttttatcttggtttaattgcaGACAATTTTTATTCATCCAGGTATGATTGCgttatacagtgacacagtgagtctattgagctgttttcatatggttcgagagccatatatatttgagtattaTCTGCaaagctatggtagttaatgttgttgttctgtagaatttggcccagaggtagcatatagagattgaacagaagtggcccgagaactgatccctggggaactctgcatgtcatagtcaccctatcagattcgtgattaccaatggtgacaaagtaactccggccatctagataagatctgaaccaatcaaggactgtcccggacagtcctacccaattttccagcctatctataagtgtcctatgatctacagtgtcaaatgctgcactgagatctaatagaaccagaattgttattttaaaagatCCCTTCAGCAGTTAATAGATCCCTTCAAAAGTTTAACTACTATTTGACTACAGCTCTGTGCCCTGTTGAAGTTTGTGGTGTACCACGTGTAATTGCCAGGCTGATGTCCTTGACAGTTTTTACACACACCTATTAGCTGATGATCAAAAGCACCACTAAACCAACAGGAGCAACATGCTGAACATTTGCCAGATAtaggtttgtttttgcatttctaATTTCACTAAAAGCAAGTTTTTGCTTTTAGTTAAATTAGtggaaacacaaaaatgtaaccTAAAGTAGTTTATCTGATTATATTTTTCCAGGTGCGTTACACATAAGATGCTATGCTTGCTAACTTATCTTTTCTCTGCACCCAGAAGAGAGCAATGAGGAGACTAAGGGTGACAGCCAATCCagtgaggagaagagggagaccAAGGTATGATTTGTGTTGGTACTTCTGCTTTACTTGTGTGCGGGTAACTGTTCCTACAAACTGCAACCTGAATTGTTTGTTGATGTGAGAGGATTTGATGTGAGAAGAACTTTCCATGGTGTTTCCACTGTGATAACAGGAGAACAAagatggagcaatggaagatgaAGAGAAACAAGGAGAAAATGGGAagaaagaagaggaaagagggagagagggagaaggagagcgaGAGGCTGAGAAGACAGACTCAGAGATGGGTAATGTCTgtcacaaa
This sequence is a window from Esox lucius isolate fEsoLuc1 chromosome 17, fEsoLuc1.pri, whole genome shotgun sequence. Protein-coding genes within it:
- the smarcc2 gene encoding SWI/SNF complex subunit SMARCC2 isoform X3; this translates as MKRDKQVLLHWGYSPDSYDTWISASEVEAAVEDPPSTEKPRKVHAKWILDLDQFNEWMNEEDYEVGEGGPKRKRISAKTLTDEVTTPGDERRDKKPGSAKKRKRSPSPSPTPPPQESKKKNTKKGPTTPYTKSKRGQREEEQEDLTKDLDEPSPVPAVEEVTLPRTANTKKDSESTPVKGGTMTDLDEQEDESMETVGKEEEEGSPSVKGEPVKGSDLHEDNVTEQTHHIIIPSYAAWFDYNSVHAIERRALPEFFNGKNKSKTPEIYLAYRNFMIDTYRLNPQEYLTSTACRRNLAGDVCAIMRVHAFLEQWGLINYQVDSESRPTPMGPPPTSHFHVLADTPSSLVPLQPKASQTPAAQQMLSFPDKVKEKQPPADLQNFGLRTDMYSKKTGTPKSKSAASAMRDWTEQETLLLLEGLEMYKDDWNKVSEHVGSRTQDECILHFLRLPIEDPYLEDTSSSLGPLAYQPVPFSQAGNPVMSTVAFLASVVDPRVASAAAKSALEEFSRMKEEVPAALVEAHVRRVEEAARASGRQDPLYGLEGSGIAGTSLEDGEKPEESNEETKGDSQSSEEKRETKENKDGAMEDEEKQGENGKKEEERGREGEGEREAEKTDSEMGDGQREKDAKEGAEEGQREGENEGDRKAKVERDVGEGNLATAAASALAAAAVKAKHLAAVEERKIKSLVALLVETQMKKLEIKLRHFEELETIMDREREALEYQRQQLLADRQSFHMEQLKYAEMRARQQHFQQIQHQQHSQTGGPHPSPAPTGTSHPPQGPSATQSQPAPSNPAPQPAASPAPTASIPMTGPSAQAQPTEPQLVPGGPHTSPPGPPGHSNTTTPTLQEPSAPLPGDTLHSSAAIHP